A single window of Solenopsis invicta isolate M01_SB chromosome 3, UNIL_Sinv_3.0, whole genome shotgun sequence DNA harbors:
- the LOC105203944 gene encoding vasorin, with translation MWTGSLAFFIIIVSFVSASKETIDLSFRKLKKEDFFIRMQTQINLHEVTDLNLRGNEFDSFLDCSTNLETLKTLDLSQNHLQRFFFLCKEEYNLQILNVSHNKLEYIDDNALNDRIPKLKILDLSFNKLTVVNETMLQHLTILEYLSLSHNPIGDGIHESAFWNLRALKHLDLKFISAPYFSSDFFKTLTNLSILDLSWNPISTIPDQLPTSLQELDLSGTQVTSLENLNLPQLQELRLNHMPNLTSLPLNDLKNLTSLEILSMIGCKQLVQLDFWPQVGIVLPRLQRLSIKDCSLETLGVELRPLMQRIPVIELGNNPWQCDCKLEWISLTNQTKNLSRDIRCHTPDQHQAKLLAEIPNYELQCEYDSSVIYPILWTGLAILIVTMIVTVFLVLLKRPINQWSFKGRNGDTVTYKNVVESNNDLVRILAVSETHERNEE, from the exons ATGTGGACCGGATCGCTCGCGtttttcatcatcatcgtttcGTTCGTCTCAGCGTCTAAGGAAACG ATTGATCTCTCATTTCGGAAACTGAAGAAAGAAGATTTCTTCATTAGAATGCAAACCCAGATCAATCTACACGAAGTAACAGATCTTAATCTAAGGGGGAACGAATTCGACAGTTTTCTGGATTGCTCCACCAATCTGGAGACACTGAAAACGCTAGATTTGTCTCAGAATCATCTTCAACGATTTTTCTTCTTGTGCAAGGAAGaatacaatttacaaatattaaacgtGAGCCACAACAAATTGGAGTACATCGACGACAATGCTCTCAACGATCGGATACCGAAATTGAAGATACTAGATCTTTCTTTCAACAAGCTCACTGTCGTTAACGAGACCATGCTACAACACCTAACG aTTCTCGAGTATTTGTCTTTGTCCCATAATCCTATAGGGGATGGAATACATGAAAGCGCGTTCTGGAATTTGAGGGCATTAAAACACCTCGATTTGAAGTTTATATCCGCGCCATATTTTTCATCGGATTTCTTCAAGACCTTGACGAATTTATCGATTTTGGATCTGTCTTGGAACCCGATCAGCACGATACCCGATCAGTTACCGACAAGTTTGCAAGAGTTAGATTTATCCGGCACGCAAGTGACAAGTCTCGAAAACTTGAATCTACCGCAGCTACAAGAACTGCGGCTGAATCACATGCCGAACTTGACGTCGCTGCCACTGAACGATCTGAAAAACTTGACCAGTCTGGAAATATTATCGATGATCGGTTGCAAACAATTAGTTCAACTTGATTTTTGGCCGCAGGTTGGCATTGTGCTGCCACGATTACAGCGCCTTTCAATAAAAGATTGCAGTCTAGAAACTCTAGGTGTCGAGTTGCGGCCGTTGATGCAACGGATACCCGTCATCGAATTGGGAAATAATCCCTGGCAGTGCGACTGCAAATTGGAATGGATCAGTCTGACGAACCAGACCAAGAATCTTAGTCGGGACATCAG ATGCCACACACCAGATCAGCACCAAGCCAAACTTCTGGCTGAAATACCGAACTACGAGCTACAATGTGAATACGACTCGTCGGTCATTTATCCGATCCTGTGGACGGGCCTCGCGATATTGATCGTTACCATGATCGTCACCGTGTTCTTGGTCCTCCTCAAACGGCCAATAAACCAATGGAGCTTCAAGGGAAGGAATGGGGATACCGTCACGTACAAAAACGTCGTCGAGTCGAACAATGATCTGGTCCGAATACTGGCGGTGTCCGAGACGCACGAACGCAACGAAGAATGA